One genomic region from Thermoleptolyngbya sichuanensis A183 encodes:
- a CDS encoding GNAT family N-acetyltransferase, whose product MPNIAIATSELDLLRCFPVLLELRPHLVEAEFVAQVRRQAQHGFRIGYLSEEDAVKAVAGFRLTESLFAGPFLYVDDLITTESARSKGYGEALFGWLVDYARAHGCRSIELDSGVQRFAAHRFYLRQRMAIAAHHFSLPLTQR is encoded by the coding sequence ATGCCCAACATTGCGATCGCCACCTCTGAGCTTGACCTGTTGCGCTGTTTTCCCGTGCTGTTAGAACTGCGGCCGCATTTAGTCGAAGCTGAATTTGTAGCGCAGGTACGGCGACAGGCACAGCACGGCTTTCGGATCGGCTATCTGAGCGAAGAGGATGCCGTAAAAGCCGTTGCCGGATTCCGCCTGACGGAATCGCTGTTTGCCGGGCCGTTTCTCTATGTGGATGACCTGATCACCACCGAGTCGGCCCGCTCCAAAGGCTATGGGGAGGCGCTGTTTGGCTGGCTGGTAGACTATGCCCGCGCCCACGGCTGCCGCTCGATAGAGCTAGATTCGGGGGTACAGCGGTTTGCAGCCCATCGGTTTTACTTGCGCCAGCGGATGGCGATCGCCGCTCACCATTTTTCTCTGCCGCTGACCCAGCGTTAA